One Methylosarcina fibrata AML-C10 DNA segment encodes these proteins:
- the sufU gene encoding Fe-S cluster assembly sulfur transfer protein SufU has product MFDELRDLYQEVIFDHNRNPRNFRIIDDADRKVEGFNPLCGDRLTLYLKMDGNVIADASFQGSGCAISTASVSLMTEIIKGKTEREAEELFKKFHEMTTGKEENVRLEAVGKLAVLAGVRDYPARVKCATLAWHTLDAALKNQAAAVSTE; this is encoded by the coding sequence ACCTCTACCAGGAGGTCATTTTTGACCACAACCGGAATCCCAGGAATTTTCGCATCATCGACGATGCGGACCGGAAGGTGGAAGGCTTCAATCCGCTGTGCGGCGACCGTCTGACCCTGTATTTGAAAATGGACGGCAATGTCATTGCCGACGCCAGTTTTCAAGGATCGGGCTGCGCCATTTCCACGGCCTCGGTGTCGCTGATGACCGAAATCATCAAAGGCAAGACCGAGCGCGAAGCCGAAGAATTGTTCAAAAAATTCCACGAGATGACGACCGGCAAGGAGGAAAATGTCCGTCTCGAAGCGGTCGGAAAACTGGCCGTCCTGGCCGGCGTGCGCGATTATCCGGCCCGGGTGAAATGCGCCACCTTGGCCTGGCATACGCTCGACGCCGCATTGAAGAATCAAGCCGCCGCCGTTTCCACCGAGTGA